In one window of Bradysia coprophila strain Holo2 chromosome X unlocalized genomic scaffold, BU_Bcop_v1 contig_44, whole genome shotgun sequence DNA:
- the LOC119070018 gene encoding uncharacterized protein LOC119070018, with amino-acid sequence MSTFATFLTNGPSYRRRRHGKVDLKQRFLRESNKYFPKPIKPKVNVNPIVSYMTNQENRNQEQEQYHQRTMKYKNCAQIVPTVGLSNLIFYDCHKKATAAAEKSLEESISKFEEPTLPATEDRCSSSFFEEEIITESIQHDVDLDTSKPPDWLSYNFDKFIEAPQPFTHRPVQDFTFASKARSSLLSSGIDSCTSFEMDFSRQACVPTSHTNHAIADLDVNSFEMNLNDRTDESRNLTEPSDVDTFDMNVTGQSDHDISNVVDSVSMMNVDDFGDQLNSSDWHLKSNVSQSEDESMAKFAVSSCCDISLEDIDDHDFYTNFVPLHTSTPKARHKLNDRIDVDGELNELSLITPDFVPLYSSLPIEDTKARSQHDVDNVTEEFLHITGEELFFNRQEQMNDLRNDFSFSDARELDDLFF; translated from the exons ATGTCCACATTTGCAACATTTTTGACCAACGGGCCATCGTACCGTCGTCGTCGTCATGGAAAAGTAGATTTGAAGCAGAGATTTCTCCGTGAaagcaataaatattttccaaaaccaATTAAGCCAAAAGTCAATGTCAATCCCATCGTCAGCTACATGACCAATCAAGAAAATCGAAACCAAGAGCAAGAGCAATATCATCAACGAACAATGAAATACAAAAACTGTGCTCAAATCGTGCCAACAGTTGGCctgtcaaatttgattttctacGATTGCCATAAAAAGGCCACTGCTGCAGCAGAAAAGTCTCTGGAGGAGTCCATCTCGAAGTTCGAAGAACCAACTTTACCGGCAACCGAAGACCGTTGCAGTAGTTCgttttttgaagaagaaattaTTACCGAATCCATCCAACATGATGTCGATCTCGATACCAGCAAGCCTCCAGATTGGTTAAGTTACAATTTTGATAAGTTTATTGAGGCTCCACAGCCTTTTACACATCGACCCGTCCAAGACTTCACTTTCGCATCGAAAGCACGATCCAGTTTGTTGTCATCAGGCATTGACTCCTGCACATCATTTGAAATGGATTTCAGTCGTCAAGCATGCGTTCCTACGAGTCATACGAACCATGCCATAGCAGATCTAGATGTGAATTCGttcgaaatgaatttgaatgatCGAACCGATGAATCCAGAAATCTCACAGAGCCTTCAGATGTGGATACATTCGATATGAATGTGACTGGCCAGTCCGATCATGACATCAGCAATGTAGTGGACTCGGTTTCAATGATGAATGTAGATGATTTTGGCGATCAATTAAATTCATCAGACTGGCATTTGAAATCCAATGTTTCGCAGAGTGAGGACGAATCGATGGCCAAGTTTGCCGTTTCTAGCTGCTGTGACATTAGTTTGGAAGATATTGACGACCATGACTTCTATACCAACTTTGTTCCGTTGCATACCTCAACTCCAAAAGCAAGACACAAATTAAATGATCGAATTGATGTGGACGGCGAATTGAACGAATTATCACTTATTACACCTGACTTCGTTCCGTTGTATTCATCATTGCCGATAGAAGACACCAAAGCAAGGTCTCAACATGATGTGGACAACGTCACCGAAGAATTTTTGCATATAACCGGCGAAGAACTGTTTTTCAATCGGCAGGAACAGATGAATGACctaagaaatgatttttcattttccg ATGCACGAGAACTCGAcgatttatttttctga
- the LOC119070012 gene encoding replication stress response regulator SDE2, translating to MSCNLYLSGKKIKSISGPITVSDIQTEILVTLGLSTNDFYLIQNGIIHNTECTLSPSHDIHAELRLLGGKGGFGSMLRAIGAQIEKTTNREACRDLSGRRLRDINEEKRLKTWLDSQKNREQDAEDKQKKKIEKLQAKPKHEFKDEAYEQARTDLTQNIADSVEEGFKKAAEQQQSLSLKRSATDAKGSGKKLKKKKKGALWLGDISSSSETDSDSDTDTDAKRPVKKAALKSSSVSSCPSTSSSADVSEDTSNASSVDK from the exons ATGAGCTGCAACTTGTATCTGTCtggaaagaaaatcaaatccaTTTCTGGACCAATTACAGTATCCGATAtacaaacagaaattttgGTGACGCTG ggACTCAGCACCAACGACTTCTATCTTATTCAAAATGGCATCATTCACAACACCGAATGTACACTATCACCATCGCATGATATTCACGCAGAGCTCCGTTTGCTTGGCGGAAAAGGTGGCTTTGGTAGTATGTTGCGTGCCATTGGAGCACAAATCGAAAAGACAACAAATCGTGAAGCCTGCCGAGACCTGAGTGGTCGCCGTTTGCGGGACATCAATGAAGAGAAGCGTTTAAAGACCTGGTTGGATTCACAGAAGAACCGCGAACAGGACGCCGAAGAtaagcaaaagaaaaaaatcgaaaaactgcAAGCCAAACCGAAGCACGAGTTCAAAGACGAGGCGTACGAACAGGCGCGCACGGACTTAACACAAAACATTGCCGATTCGGTGGAGGAAGGCTTTAAGAAGGCGGCTGAACAGCAGCAAAGTCTCAGTTTGAAACGGTCGGCCACTGATGCAAAGGGTAGCggtaaaaagttgaaaaagaagaagaaaggaGCTTTGTGGTTGGGTGACATCAGTTCATCGTCGGAGACCGATTCGGATTCGGATACGGATACAGATGCTAAGCGTCCGGTGAAGAAAGCAGCGTTAAAGAGTTCTTCAGTTTCGTCTTGTCCGAGCACATCATCTTCGGCTGATGTCAGCGAAGATACGAGTAATGCGTCGTCGGTGGATAAATGA